The following nucleotide sequence is from Allocatelliglobosispora scoriae.
CAGAACTACACCGACAGCCGGCTACGCGACCTCGTCCAGGGCGGGACCCGGCTGAAGTTCCTGTTCCTTGACCCGGCTGGCACCGCAATCGCACAGCGGGAACAGGAGGAGGGCTATCCGCCGGGACACCTGTCGTCGCTGACCGAACTCAACATTCAGACGGTGATGTACAGGGTTCGGGACAGACTCCCGGTAGACCTGCGGCCCAACGTCGAGATCGCCACCTATGACGAGACCGTCCGCTTCAACATCATCATGATCGACAGTGACGTGGCCGTCGTGCAGCCATACCTACCCGAAGCCCGTGGCATCGACTCGCCGACGTTAGTCCTGAACCGGCGGTCCTCAGTCGCCGGGCTGTACCCCATGTTCGAGCAGGTCTTTAACGTCTTGTGGGAGAGAGGCCAACCGCTATGACCGAACCCCGTGAACTCCTCGGCGTCGCCGAGCAGGCAACGACGATCGCCACGAAGCTGTTCCTGGAAACCCCGGGAGGACACCTCACCGCTAAAGGGGAGCGCGACATGGCGTCCGAGGCGGACTACGCCATCGAACGCGCCGTCCGGGCCTTCCTCGCCATCGAGACACCCAGCATCGCGTTCATCGGCGAGGAAGACGGCACCACCGGACCCGACGGCGACTGGGCGTGGATCCTCGACCCCATCGACGGCACGGTCAACTACCTCCACGGGTCCCCGCTGTGCGCGGTGTCCCTCGCATTGGTGCACCGCAACCGGCCCGTCCTCGGGATCATCGACGCACCGCGCCTGCGGACCCGGTTCACCGCTGTCGAAGGCGGCGGAGCCTGGGAGAACGGCAACCGCATCCATACCAGCACCGTGGACAGGCTCGACGAAGCCGTGGTCGCGATCGGCGACTACGCGGTCGGAACCGATGCACAGCGCAAGAACGACATCCGGATCAAGCTCACCGCGAGCCTGGCCGCGACCGTGCAACGGATACGGATGCACGGAACCGCGGCCATCGACTTCGCGTTCCTCGCGGCAGGCAAGATCGACGCCACCGTCACCATGTCCAACAACCCCTGGGACATGTCCGCAGGCGTCATCATCGCCAGAGAAGCCGGTGCACTGGTCGTCGATGCAGACGGCAGCGAACACACCACGGAATCGTCAGCCACGATCGGATGCGCGCCAGGGATCAGCGAACTCATCCTGGCCATGATCGCCCAAGCAAGGCAGTAGCGCTTCCGCAGGTGAATCGTAGGATGCGGACATGGATCAGGAGATCTCCACATTCGACCAGGATCTAACCGCCGTAAAGGCGACGTTCCTGTCTGCCCAGGAGGCCGTGCGGGCGGCCCCTGAGCCGCAGCAGGGATTCAAGCAGGCAACAGACCTGGCGGAGCTGATGCGGGATCTCGCCGATACAGCTGCGGGTCTTCGAGCAGAAGCAGTCCGACGCATCTGGCAGTCCGAGAAGATGTCCATAGCCGAACTCGCTGATCGGATCGGCGTATCGAAGGCGCGGGCCGATCAGCTTCTCAAGTTGACGAAGGACCCAACGCGGATTCCGCTGAGCAGCGAAGAGTAGCCATAGGGTTCCTTCCCGTAGGACCCTCTGCAGCTCTACAGGCCAGAGCCCGGCACGGCGATGCTGTGAGAACTTTCTGTACGTCTTCAAGGCGGCCCTGACGGGCCGCTTGCGCCGCCGATCGGGCGCCATGCTCGCCCGGCCCTGGCGGGCCGGGCGAGCATGCCTATGCCCATCGGCTGGCGCAAAGCGACCTAAGGGCAGACAGGGCCGCAAGACACGCGATCCTCAACGAGGACCAGACCGCCACCGCCGCGCCAGTTTCGCCACCGCACACACGCCAGCCGCCACTCGGTGCCGGGCAGCTCAGGCGCGTGACGATCCGCCGGTCAAGAGCTGTGCCTCCGGCGGGGGCCGCCGGTCTCCAGGATGGCAACGGGGTCCATCCGCGCGTCCCGGTCCGCCGTGGTCGAGGCAGGGACCTGCCGTCCCGTCACCCATTGACCCGGGCAAGCCCAGCAGACCGCCGCCGGCACCGCCAGCCCTGGTCGGTCACCTCACGCAGGGTCGGTGGTGGCGGTGCCGGCGGCGGTCTGCTTCCCAAGGGGCGGGTCAATGGACGACGGGATGGCAGGCGGGCAAGGGTGTACGGGTTCTCCGCGTGGACGGCAGGGCGTCAAGAATGCATTGACGGAGTGTGGCGCTCCTTGCCGCCCTGGCATGCAGGCAGCGAATATCGTGGCGGGTTTCCTTGGACCTGTCTAGCTATAGAGCGGTTGCAACGCCAACGGGACCCATTGGTCGCCTACGCCGCGCCTATAGTCCCGCCTCTTCAGAAGAAAGCAATTCCACTAGGCGCCAGAGGTCGGTCTTGGAATGGCTATCAGGATTACTATGCAGCCTCTTCGCTCTTTTTGCGGCCTCGAAAACATTTTGGCGAAAGTGCGAGTAATCCAGTCTTGTCTTATCCCACGCAGGTAGATATCCGGTTAGCTTATCGCCAACCTTCCCACAGTTCTCGAAGAACCTATCAGAATATTCAAAATGCAAGAGGAGCCAAAATTCGAAACACGGTTTAGAAAGCATTAACTCGATGTCACATTTAACAGCCAGGGCCTGAGCTTTGTCGACATCAAAATCATCGACATCGCTCACCACCCACGCATGATCGAAATCATCCTTAATTCGCCGCTTACGAGCGGTCTCGACCGCATTCAACGGGTCGCCGTTCTCAAATGCCACCACTACTCTGCCCAGCCTAACCCAGGCTTCCCCCTTTAATGCCTTAAGGTAATCCATCTCCGTATCTTCACCATTTGTTACGATGAGGATGGTTAGGCGGGATGAAACCAGATCAGTTTCTCTATTGAAGTTGGTCTCTCGACCTACACCAACACGGATAGGGCGACGCTCATTGCGACTACTCCTGCCCTTCCCCATCGATGTCACCTCGCAATATCAACGCCTGCTCAAAGACATCTTCCGAAAGTTCCGGCACGCCTCCGTAGCTTCCATTTAGGTATCTGCGCTGCCTATTTTCATCTTTTCGCGGCTTAAACTCTACAAGTGGGTAAAGAACTGACGATCCGTCATCAGCTTTTTCGGCAAACCAGATCTGGTCACGATGCAATACTTCTTCGCCTTCGAAATTTCCCAGCAAAGTTGCATCATGACTCGTAAATATAAGCTGCCCGAAGCGTGGATTCGTGGCCGCATGCTGGAATAGCCATATCAGTCTCGCCGTCAACATTGGATGCAAACTTGCATCGATTTCATCGACGGTCATAACCGTGCCGTAACGCAGCGTAAAGGCTACGTCCACAGCGAGATCGAGTAGCTGTTGAGTTCCGGTCGATTCGTCGTCTATATCCATCATGACGCTGCCGCTTGCACTGCGGTGGGCAAACTGAAGTTTTTGCTCCCTCGCACGGTTACGTTCTATGCGCCTGATCTGAGCAGCATCCATGTCGTCCGACTGAATGGAGTCCATTATTTCTTCAGGCAAGGGCTTCAGAGACACATCAACAATGCCTACGTCAGCCGCAGAAAGGAGGTTCTTGACCACCAACTTGTCGTCATCATGCATGTCATACCAGTAGAAACCCCAGTGTGCAGCTCTGACACCAGGGCCCGGTCGAAACCGAGTACGCAATCTTGCGAACCATCGATAGGTAGCCGCAATGGAATCACTAGCAGCCTTAGGCGCTAGCCTCGAGATGGTCGATATAAATAAGGCCGACGGATGAACTAGATCAGCAATTTGAGTGAGGTTAGCATCCTTTTTGTGCGATCCCCCCATTCAAATTTTTGACCCACGCGCTCATATATCAAATTTTTTCGATTAGTATTTGCTGGCCACTCAAACAACCACTCTTCGAGCACACATTTGCTATTTACAGTAAAGCCGTAGCTGTATCTAGATGTACCAACGCGCATATCTACCACGTACCTCGACGGCTCATCCTCCGACGCAACATCTAGTCGGAATGGAAACCTTCGAAATTTGAATACATCGGGCTCTACTTCTCGGTCGGACCCCAAGACCAATGATTTCATCATCGCCAAAGCGTGAAGGGAGTTCGACTTACCGGAGGCGTTCGCGCCGAAGATCCCCGCAACCGACACGGCGCCACGAGGCTCGGAGCCTTCCAGGTCCCCAGGGTAGACAGGGGTAAGATTCAGATGCTGTTCGTCGCGGAACGAGCGATGGTTGGCAAAACGAAAACTCAGCAGCATCAGGTACCTGCCCTATGTTCTTCCATGGCTTCAGGCTGTTCCGTGTGAGTAAACCACGCAACATCCCAGTCCGCACTCATTACTGTGCGCTACCGCGCCGCCAATGAAATTCATTTTCGGCATCGCATGCTGGGCTCAGCGTCCTACTACCCCTCCGACTTCGGCCTGCTGCCCATAGGACGCCTATTGCGTGACATGAGTCACCTGCTGTCACGTTGCTGACGGAACTTGATCGCTGAAGCTCGCCAGAGGCAGACGCTCTAGATTTCCAATGAAATCTAGATGTAGGAATAATTTGCTAGTAGCACTATGACATATCTACAGCCAAGTCATACAGCAATACGGCAATACAGCTGGCCAGATCCGATCATGACCGAACGGGCCATCCATGAGCCAGTAGATCTGTCCACCCACGGTCACCAGCGGGCACGAGCCGTCATCTCCGCAACGTCAACGAGCATTCCATTCGGACATACGTACCCATGGGTAAGCGATCTAAAGGGCTGGAGGGTTGAGCTCCAGCCCCAGGTCTAGCGTGCCCAAGTTCCACTTCCCGCATATTGGGACACGTCGGAGATGTATCCGAAGGGGCGCACTTAAGTCGAGGAGCGGGGCCCAACTCAGCGGCCCCGGAACCCCAGCCGCTTAAGGTTTTACGGCGTCGCATTGACGTCGCACGTGGTGTCCCAGTAAGCGTCCCATCGCATCGCATATTGGCACCCAGGATGTCGCTCAACGGCAACTATGTTGGTTTGCTAGCTCGACTGTTACCGCTAGTGTGGGCCTCATGAGCAGCAAGATTAGCCCCACGCACGACCCGTTTGAAGGCCTAGAGGACGAGAAGCCGGCTGATGGCTTCAACGCCCGCAAGTCTCTCCTAGATAGTGCAAAACGCGGATTTGTTCCTATACGGAAGGTTTTCGTCCAGAAAGCTGCAGGATCAGACACCCGAGCCTCCCTGCTATCTGATCTGGTACGAGGAAGGCAGGAACGGTCGCTGGACGCGTTCCTCTTAATTCATGCCTTAGAGCCTGTGGCTGCCACCCCGATCCCGCTGGCCAGGTGGGCACAGATGCTTAGCTCCGCACGCAAGCCATGCACATCAAGCGTGGCTTCACGCGCACTGGATGCATTGGTCAACAGGAAGCTGATCACAAGGGATACCAGTGGGCGGAAGGTAGTGGTCAAGCCGCTACTGGAAGACGGCTCGGGCGAACCCTGGGCTAGACCTGGACGCGACCCCGCAAAAGTCGGAAAGGGCTACTTCACAATTCCACATGAGTACTGGACCTCAGGGCTCGCAGACGAGCTAGAACTAGCAGGGAAAGCGATGTTCCTGGTGATACTCGCAGAAACGACTCAAAATCCCACATTTTCGATGGCGGTAGAGAGGGCCCACCAGTGGTACGGCTTCTCCGAGAGGACCGCCGAACGGGGCTACCAACAACTGCGCGACGCGAGAGTCGCACCTGAGACGCCGCTTCTTCGAGAGCACCGCCAAATGGTTGCAGAGCCAAGGTCCTCTATCGGCCTCCGACCCGTGTGGCACCGAGCCCTCGCCGACCCATACGGAATGACAGCACGAGCGAAGCTACAGGCTTCCACTGGTAGAGAAGCGCGAAACGCAGGCAAAGTGTCAGAAATAATCAAGATCGCCGTCGAGAAAAGGCAGGGCACCAAAACGACCATCACCTACACAAAAGGCAACGCCCCGGTCGCTGATTCATAGCCGATTGACCCGAGGCATCGCTACCCACTCAAAACCGGCAGGAAGGAGGTACCGAAATCAAATCCGGCAAAAGAACTGAAACCAACGAACGACCCGCACCAACAACACCACCTAGCATGTGGTCCGTAGTACAGGCCGCCGTTGTCGACGGTTGGGGCGCAACGATGCGCTTCGCCGTCATATTAGTCCTACTCATTTTAATGATCTGGCTCGTTAAAGCTGAGGGAACAACTCAGCTTGCAAACCTATGGGACTTGATCACCAACATCTAGAGTACCCGGTCCGGGGCCCGTGGTTCCACCGATCACGGGCGCCGAACCACAAAGCCTGCCAGTATGAACTCAGCCCAGCCAAGATCAGGGCACGATGTCGTGGCCGGCCACACCGTGGCGTTGTCGGCCGAGCATGGATGGCGCATCATCACCGACGAACCGACCCGACTTCTCGCGCTGGACGCGAACGCCGAAATCGACATCGTGCCCTGACAGCGGCACGGCAAATACGCGGAATGATCTAGCCAGGCCGAGCCTGACGCCGAACGAACCGGCAGGTCAGATGGCCATACGATAGCAACGCGCCGCCCCTTCCTAAACCGCAGGCCGCAGGTTCGATTCCTGCCGGGGGCACCCAGATGTTCCGGACAGCATTGCGTTACGCAAGATCGTGCTGTTTCCCGGAAGCAAGCCCTAACCACACCTCGCGAGGGGCCTGTTTCCGGGAAACAGCACGATCTTGCGCGATGGCTCGGGCGGCTTGCGCTGCGCGTACCCCCAGGAGGGTTTTCTCTCGCTCGTTGCGGGTGAGGGACGCCGCGCGCTCGAACTCCGCGACCGCCTCGGCGTGCCGGCCCAGCTTGACCAGCAGGTCACCTCGCACGCTCGGCAGCAGGTGATAGTCCTTCAACGACGGCTCGGCGACCAGCTGATCCACCAGCTCCAGCCCGGCCGCAGGCCCGAACGCCATGCTCAGCGCGACAGCCCGGTTCAGCTCCACCACCGCGGTCGGCACCAGCTGCGCCAGCACCTCATAGAGCCCCGCGATCCGCCGCCAATCCGTGTCCTCGGGCGCCGGTGCAGCAGCGTGACAGGCCGCGATCGCCGCCTGCACCAGATAGGGCCCGGGCGCGGACCCCAACGCCTCGGCCCGCGCGATCGCCGCGAGCCCGCGCCGGATCAGCACCTGGTCCCACCGCCGCCGGTCCTGCTCCAGCAGCAGCACCGGCTCTCCACCGGGCCCGACCCGAGCCGCAGCCCGCGACGCCTGGATCTCCATCAGCGCGACCAGGCCGTGCACCTCGGGCTCCACGGGCATCAATCCGGCCAGTACGCGACCGAGCCGCATCGCCTCGTCACACAGTGCCGGGCGCAGCCAGTCATCCCCGGCCGTCGCCGAGTACCCCTCGTTGAAGACGAGGTAGATGACCTCCAGCACCGATGAGAGCCGCTCCTGCCGCTCCGCAGGCGGCGGCACCTCGAAGGGGACCCGGGCATCGGCGAGCGCCCGCTTGGCCCGCACGATCCGCTGCGCGATCGTCGGCTCGGAGACGAGGAACGCCCGGGCGATCTCATCGGTCTTCATGCCCCCGAGCACCCGCAGCGTCAGGGCGACCCGGGCCTCCGTGGTGAGCACGGGGTGGCAGGAGATGAAGACGAGCCGCAGCAGGTCGTCCTCGATGGTGTCGATCTCGAGGTCGGGCTCCACCGCCTCCGCGAGGCCGAGCTCGCCGAGCTTGCGGTCGAGGACCTCGTTGTGCCGGATCCGGTCGATCGCCCGGCGCTTCGCCACGGTCATCAGCCACGCGCCGGGGTTGCGCGGCACCCCGGACGACGGCCACTGCTCCAGCGCGGCGACCAGGGCGTCCTGGGCCAGCTCCTCGGCCTCGCCGACGTCGCGGGTGAGGCGGGCCAGTCCGGCGATGACGCGGCCGGACTCGATCCGCCACACCGCGTCGACGGCCCGGCGGCTCTCGTCCACGGCATCCGTCACGCCCTCGATCAGAACATGATCGACGGTGAGGCCGCAAACGTCAGCTCGCCGGCAGGTTGCCCTTCAGCTGCTCCATCCCGGTCAGCTGCGACGCGGTGGCGGCGGGCAGGTCGGTCATCTCGGCGATCTGGCGTACCTCGACGACCGCCTCGTGGCCGGGGCCGACGGCGTACTCGACCGGGCAGCGCATCGCCCACTCGATCGCCTCCTCCCGGGAGCCGACCTGGATCAGGAGGTAGCCCGCGATCAGCTCCTTCGTCTCGGTGAAGGGGCCGTCGGTGACGGTCCGCCGACCGTCGAGATAGGTGACGCGAGCGCCCCGGCTGCTGTCGAAGAGCCCCTCGCTCGCGAGCAGCACCCCGGCCTTCGCCAACTCCTCGTGGTAATCCATCATCGCGCCGATGAGCTCCTCGGGCGGGAGCCGGCCGGGCTGCGGGTCGCCCTTGAGCAGAAGCATGTATCGCATGACCCCAGTCTGCCTTTCTGTCCGTGCGTCGAGCGGGGCGGCACCGGATCGACGGTTCGGTGGAGCCGTTTCCGGAGTAAATTTGCGAGGTGTCGGCCTATACGCGTAACCCGCATCGGCAGCCCATCGGCGGTCCCCTGACCTCAGCGGCGGAGCGGGCCGATGAGTTCCTGCGGCTGGCCTGCCTCACCTACGGCGCGGACAGCGTCGAGCGGCGACATCGGGCACGGGCGCTGCTCGACGCGCATCCGGGGCTCTCGGCCACCTCGATCTACACGGCTGCGGCGCTCGGCAATCTCGCGGCGACCCGGCGGTTCCTCGCTGCCGATCCAGGGCTGGCGAGCCGGGACGGCGGCCCGTTCGAGTGGGAGCCGCTGCTCTACCTCGCCTATTCGCGGGTCGACGGCGACGATCCGATCGGGGTGGCGCAGCTGCTGCTGGAGCACGGGGCCGACCCCGAGGCGGGATACCTGTGGGAGGGGCTGCCGTCGCCGTTCACCGCGCTCGCCGGGGCGTTCGGTCGGGGCGAGGGCGATCAGCCGCCGCACCAGCACCGGTTCAACCTGGCGCGGCTGCTGCTCAACGCGGGTGCCAACGCCAACGACAGCCAGGCCCTCTACAACTGCGGACTGCACCGCGACGAGGGCGACGACTACCTGCGGCTGCTGCTCGCGGGCGGGCTGGGCCGGGGCAGCGGCGGGATCTGGCATCAGCGACTCGGCGATGCCCATCCGAGCCCGGCTCAGCTGCTGCAGGACGAGCTGATCAAGGCGGCCGAGCGGGGGCGGATCGAGCGGGCGCGCCTGCTCCTGCCGGCCGGCGTCATCGTGGACGGGATCGGCACCGGGCACCCGATCTTCGAGGGGCGCAACGCGTGGGAGCTCGCCACGATCAACGGGCATGCCGAGTTCGCCAAGCTGCTCGCCGCGCACGGTGCCATGACCAGCGGCGATCCCGTGCTCGGCTTCCTC
It contains:
- a CDS encoding inositol monophosphatase family protein, with amino-acid sequence MTEPRELLGVAEQATTIATKLFLETPGGHLTAKGERDMASEADYAIERAVRAFLAIETPSIAFIGEEDGTTGPDGDWAWILDPIDGTVNYLHGSPLCAVSLALVHRNRPVLGIIDAPRLRTRFTAVEGGGAWENGNRIHTSTVDRLDEAVVAIGDYAVGTDAQRKNDIRIKLTASLAATVQRIRMHGTAAIDFAFLAAGKIDATVTMSNNPWDMSAGVIIAREAGALVVDADGSEHTTESSATIGCAPGISELILAMIAQARQ
- a CDS encoding RloB family protein; this encodes MGKGRSSRNERRPIRVGVGRETNFNRETDLVSSRLTILIVTNGEDTEMDYLKALKGEAWVRLGRVVVAFENGDPLNAVETARKRRIKDDFDHAWVVSDVDDFDVDKAQALAVKCDIELMLSKPCFEFWLLLHFEYSDRFFENCGKVGDKLTGYLPAWDKTRLDYSHFRQNVFEAAKRAKRLHSNPDSHSKTDLWRLVELLSSEEAGL
- a CDS encoding AAA family ATPase, coding for MGGSHKKDANLTQIADLVHPSALFISTISRLAPKAASDSIAATYRWFARLRTRFRPGPGVRAAHWGFYWYDMHDDDKLVVKNLLSAADVGIVDVSLKPLPEEIMDSIQSDDMDAAQIRRIERNRAREQKLQFAHRSASGSVMMDIDDESTGTQQLLDLAVDVAFTLRYGTVMTVDEIDASLHPMLTARLIWLFQHAATNPRFGQLIFTSHDATLLGNFEGEEVLHRDQIWFAEKADDGSSVLYPLVEFKPRKDENRQRRYLNGSYGGVPELSEDVFEQALILRGDIDGEGQE
- a CDS encoding AAA family ATPase, whose protein sequence is MLLSFRFANHRSFRDEQHLNLTPVYPGDLEGSEPRGAVSVAGIFGANASGKSNSLHALAMMKSLVLGSDREVEPDVFKFRRFPFRLDVASEDEPSRYVVDMRVGTSRYSYGFTVNSKCVLEEWLFEWPANTNRKNLIYERVGQKFEWGDRTKRMLTSLKLLI
- a CDS encoding RNA polymerase sigma factor, whose amino-acid sequence is MTDAVDESRRAVDAVWRIESGRVIAGLARLTRDVGEAEELAQDALVAALEQWPSSGVPRNPGAWLMTVAKRRAIDRIRHNEVLDRKLGELGLAEAVEPDLEIDTIEDDLLRLVFISCHPVLTTEARVALTLRVLGGMKTDEIARAFLVSEPTIAQRIVRAKRALADARVPFEVPPPAERQERLSSVLEVIYLVFNEGYSATAGDDWLRPALCDEAMRLGRVLAGLMPVEPEVHGLVALMEIQASRAAARVGPGGEPVLLLEQDRRRWDQVLIRRGLAAIARAEALGSAPGPYLVQAAIAACHAAAPAPEDTDWRRIAGLYEVLAQLVPTAVVELNRAVALSMAFGPAAGLELVDQLVAEPSLKDYHLLPSVRGDLLVKLGRHAEAVAEFERAASLTRNEREKTLLGVRAAQAARAIAQDRAVSRKQAPREVWLGLASGKQHDLA
- a CDS encoding YciI family protein: MRYMLLLKGDPQPGRLPPEELIGAMMDYHEELAKAGVLLASEGLFDSSRGARVTYLDGRRTVTDGPFTETKELIAGYLLIQVGSREEAIEWAMRCPVEYAVGPGHEAVVEVRQIAEMTDLPAATASQLTGMEQLKGNLPAS
- a CDS encoding ankyrin repeat domain-containing protein, whose product is MSAYTRNPHRQPIGGPLTSAAERADEFLRLACLTYGADSVERRHRARALLDAHPGLSATSIYTAAALGNLAATRRFLAADPGLASRDGGPFEWEPLLYLAYSRVDGDDPIGVAQLLLEHGADPEAGYLWEGLPSPFTALAGAFGRGEGDQPPHQHRFNLARLLLNAGANANDSQALYNCGLHRDEGDDYLRLLLAGGLGRGSGGIWHQRLGDAHPSPAQLLQDELIKAAERGRIERARLLLPAGVIVDGIGTGHPIFEGRNAWELATINGHAEFAKLLAAHGAMTSGDPVLGFLGACMRADRPAIDRLIGADPSIRDAAIDYRPHHIVTAAENGLTDAVRLMVELGFDVDVLHRATPLHQAAFHGHVGTVEALLELGADPEIADPAYRATPLGWAEHAGQSATAELLRTARHRPSAS